AATCTTGTCCCGTCTCGTAATTTCTTAATAGTATCAAAGAAAAAAGTTGAGTTCGGAACAAATTTCCCATCCATCACGTCCAAATGTATCATATCTGCACCGTACCGTTCGGCTGTTGCTATTTTTTGTTTCAAACTTTCCTCACCGATCCCATCTGTGCCTGCTATAATAGAGGGGGAAATCATATACTCCCCTTCCAGTTCCCTTATTAACAACGGTAGATGTTTTTTTGAAGGCGCTTTCCCATGCCACTGAGGATTGTTAGCCATATGTTTTATCCCGTTCCCTTTCACGGTGTTTGCTATTATTATTTTGGGCCTATCAACAGGCTTTTTTAAAAGTTCTGGAATCAGCTGTTCAATCTTATGACCATTAATTTCTACCACTTCCCAGTTAAACGAAAGCCATTTTTCTTTGATAGGGTCGATTGGCATAATCTCTTCGGTAAACCCATCTTGTTGAATCTTGTTTCTATCCAAGATGGCAATAAGATTATTAAGTTTAAATTTTGCAGCAGCCATTGACGCTTCCCATATTTGACCCTCATTGGTCTCACCATCACCTAGGAGACAATACACCATATTGTCACGCTTGTCAAGCTTATTAGCAAGGCATATACCAATTGATACAGAAAGACCAATACCTTCAGATCCCCCAGAATATTCGATTCCCGGCACGCTGTGGTGCTTTTGCATCTCGCTAAATCTTACAGGATGTCCTTGTAGTCGTGAATTCAATTTTCGTAACGTCTTTATTTCTTCCTTTGGGAAGGATCCAACTAGGGACAGAGTAGCATAATATCCCGGTGCCGAATGAGCCTTTGAATTGATGAAATAATCTCGATTGGGGTTAGAAGGATTCTTAATATCATTATTCATTATCTGAAAATAAAGACAACCCATAATTTCGGCAGCCGAAAAGGATGCACCAGGGTGTCCTGATCCTGCTTCTGCTATGCCGGTTAAGGCTATAGTACGTAATTCCTTAAGTTTTTCCTTTAAATTCAAATACCTATTTATGTTGTACATATTATCGGCCTCTTCATTTTGGTCATGCCCACTCCATCTCAAACATCTCTGTATACTAGTTTTCAAATATCAAATAGATAAAAAGGTAGCTTCATTTAGAAAATGATTTTACATGTTTATTCCAATACTAGACAAAATCGATTCCAAGTCGCTTTCGGTAAGTCCTACACCCATTTTGGCATCCCTACGGTTTTTAATTGTGTTTTTGGAGAAGGCTATTAAAGTCGGTACTGCATTGATACCATATTTATCCCACAAAGGGTTTTCATCCTCGTTCAGTTTTACACCCCCAAAAAGAATTTTTTCATCGCTTAACTTCTTAACTGAATTTTCAAATATAGGTTTAAAACTTTTGCAATAATGGCACCAATCAGCATAAAACAAAATTAAGGAATTTGCACTATTTGTGACAGAATCAAGTTCGCCCGGGCTAAAGTCTTTCATGTCATACTTTTATAGATTAATGGTAAAAAATATTTGCAAAAATACCTTGGATTAAATAATATTGGGTGTGTTTTTTTTTCTTTGACTGGGTTCGCAGTTCGTGGTGATTATTTTAGATAGAAAATTCAACATGAAAACAGCATATTCATCCACTAATAGTTCAGAAAAGAGTTTAATAATGTATGATCAAAGTTTGACCTTACTTAGATATAGTTAGCAGAACATGTTTATCTGCGTCGTTATGAAAAACATGTGCCGTTTTCATTTCATTCTAATTGAGTCTAAAGAAAAAAGATGGTAAATTACCCACATATCTATTCCTTGAAAGAAACATCTAGGTATCCAAAACCATTTGTACTTTCGTTAACTTAAAGGTTTACCGAATTCATCATTATCTAGTGCGCCTTTGAATACCTTATCATAGCATGCTTCTGCATTCTCGAGCGAGAAAGTTCCGTTATTGTTCGCTGTTCGTGTAACACAATTAAAATACCTCGTTAGAGCGTTAGCTGGTTCTATGACCATTAATTGTGCCAAAATCAGTATCGAGAAGACAATACAAGATACTTTTAAAACATTTTTTAAATTTTGATTCATAATCATGCTAAATTATTCGCCTCCGAATTCGATATTTTCGTTAGCATCAGCACCATCATTAGATTGAGCGCTTCCTAAAAGAACTTCATTATAGCAACTTTTTACTTCATGTTTAGTTGGTTCCTTTTCAAAGTATGTATCCTCCTCAACCCCTTTGCTTGAATCTACTTTTTCATCTATGCAGTCATAAAATTGTG
Above is a window of Candidatus Nitrosocosmicus arcticus DNA encoding:
- a CDS encoding thioredoxin family protein, whose product is MKDFSPGELDSVTNSANSLILFYADWCHYCKSFKPIFENSVKKLSDEKILFGGVKLNEDENPLWDKYGINAVPTLIAFSKNTIKNRRDAKMGVGLTESDLESILSSIGINM
- a CDS encoding ribulose-phosphate 3-epimerase translates to MYNINRYLNLKEKLKELRTIALTGIAEAGSGHPGASFSAAEIMGCLYFQIMNNDIKNPSNPNRDYFINSKAHSAPGYYATLSLVGSFPKEEIKTLRKLNSRLQGHPVRFSEMQKHHSVPGIEYSGGSEGIGLSVSIGICLANKLDKRDNMVYCLLGDGETNEGQIWEASMAAAKFKLNNLIAILDRNKIQQDGFTEEIMPIDPIKEKWLSFNWEVVEINGHKIEQLIPELLKKPVDRPKIIIANTVKGNGIKHMANNPQWHGKAPSKKHLPLLIRELEGEYMISPSIIAGTDGIGEESLKQKIATAERYGADMIHLDVMDGKFVPNSTFFFDTIKKLRDGTRLPFDTHLMIQNPAKVLEQYIDAGCDVISVHAEACSNEQEFEKINTKLISSGVSPGLAVNPGTELPEWVFSYLDNLDVIIIMSVNPGFAGQKFIPEVLPKMKRAIPLLRERGFKGYFEADGGIDLSTIKQCFDAGCRIFVMGNAIFGNSDVEKRIRDTKFLLDSYLEKSLLDESQSLNLEEDWIKGRRNIIEQFNLAR